The DNA region CTTGATGATCTTCCGAACGGATCGACATCTCGCCGAGCGGAGACTTCCAGGTCGTCGTTTCAAGTGCTTGTACCAACTTCAGCATGGGAAAATCTTCTTTGCCATCGTAGTCAGCTTGCTGAAGCGCTGCGTTCAACAATGAAATAGCGAATGCACTCGTCGGCTCTTCCGACGTCGGATAGTGACCGATTTTCTTTTTGAAATCCTCGATAAACGCAGTGCCTTGTTCGCCTCCGGCCTCAATGTTGTAAGGTTTCACGAGATAAGCACCCAAGGCGGCGGGGCCCGCGTTGCTAAGGGTTCCAGTGGTATCGAGCGACGTATTGCCAATGCGAGCGTCGAGGCCGGCCGCACCGACAGCCCGCAATAGCAGTATGACGTCGTTCGCCCAGTTCCCAGTCAGGATGGTTTCTGCGCCTGATGCCTTGATCCGAGCCACATAGGGTGAGAAGTCCTGAATTTTATTTGTGTCATGCAGCACGGATCCGACTATTTCTCCCCCCCATTTTTCTACTGCCTGTGCCTGTGCCTTCTGCATGTCATGACCGTATGAATAGTTCTGATTGATCGAGAAGATCTTGTCGCTTAGAACACCTTCCTCTTTCATGACTTTGACGAGAGCCCCCATACGAATGTACGGATTCGTGCCAAGCCGGAATGACCAGTAATGGCATTTCTCTCCGGTGAGTTCGGCCGCTTCAGATCCCACGTTGTAGTAGATGACCTCTTTTCCCGGATTCCTGATATTGAACTTACGAATCTCTTCGCTCAATTGGGCGGCAACGACTGAAGAGGCTGCCGAAGATACAACGCGTGCGCCTTGAGCAATGGCACTCTTAAGCCGGTCCGACACGACGGTCGGCCCGCCGTTGCTATCGAGCTCGATGAGTTCAAGGATTGGCCCTTTCGTTCCCGCGTCTTCGTTGGCCTTCTCAATACCATATCGCACCCCCTCAACAAATGGGATGCCGGTCTGAGCCATGGGGCCAGTAAAGTTTTCGATCATTGCGATCTTTAAGGGTGCGGCGACACTTACGCTAGCGGCTAGGCCAATACTTACTGCAGCAGCGTTTAGCAAAAATTTCTTGGGCATGTAACTCCTCTCCATTACTTTTGGTTTGAGACGCATTCACTGGTTTTTGGATATCGAATAATGCGATAAAACTTCTAACTCACACGTATTTGACGTGAGATTATCATATAGCAATAAATTTAGGGGCGATCT from Pollutimonas thiosulfatoxidans includes:
- a CDS encoding ABC transporter substrate-binding protein, whose amino-acid sequence is MPKKFLLNAAAVSIGLAASVSVAAPLKIAMIENFTGPMAQTGIPFVEGVRYGIEKANEDAGTKGPILELIELDSNGGPTVVSDRLKSAIAQGARVVSSAASSVVAAQLSEEIRKFNIRNPGKEVIYYNVGSEAAELTGEKCHYWSFRLGTNPYIRMGALVKVMKEEGVLSDKIFSINQNYSYGHDMQKAQAQAVEKWGGEIVGSVLHDTNKIQDFSPYVARIKASGAETILTGNWANDVILLLRAVGAAGLDARIGNTSLDTTGTLSNAGPAALGAYLVKPYNIEAGGEQGTAFIEDFKKKIGHYPTSEEPTSAFAISLLNAALQQADYDGKEDFPMLKLVQALETTTWKSPLGEMSIRSEDHQALLPITVSTVSKDAKFHVDGTDMGFKLIKVVSAEDAAAPPSQQCKMQRPS